A single region of the Aliiroseovarius sp. F47248L genome encodes:
- a CDS encoding LysR family transcriptional regulator — MSYIESLRVFVRVVDLGSITSGGRDLRLTPAVASKRIKELEKHLGVRLFNRTTRSLSPTEVGKLFYHEAKAVLETVEIAESKVANFSHAPRGTIRITAPLGAGRRIIAPLVPRFVDAFPDTRVQMRLSDRKVDIMADGLDIAFFIGTPSDSNLKLRKIRDCERVLCASPTYLARNGTPKTPDDLLKEQFNCLLLRYPRSPEYFWVLQTPAGARKLEVAGKYDVDDGDVLTAWALDGRGIVNKPRFDVAEHLRDGSLVEVLSETPPTPTIFGCLYPHKKLQDPKIRLFVEYVIEHSKPLLGEQN, encoded by the coding sequence ATGTCCTATATCGAAAGCCTCCGCGTCTTCGTCCGCGTCGTCGATCTGGGCAGCATCACTTCGGGCGGGCGTGACCTGCGCCTGACCCCGGCGGTGGCCAGCAAGCGCATCAAAGAATTGGAAAAACATCTGGGTGTGCGCCTGTTTAATCGCACCACGCGATCGCTGTCGCCAACCGAGGTTGGCAAGCTGTTCTATCACGAAGCCAAGGCGGTTCTGGAAACCGTTGAGATCGCGGAATCGAAGGTCGCAAACTTCTCGCACGCGCCGCGCGGCACAATCCGAATAACAGCGCCATTGGGGGCGGGTCGCCGGATTATCGCCCCTCTGGTGCCCCGTTTTGTTGACGCCTTTCCCGATACACGGGTGCAAATGCGTCTGTCCGACCGCAAGGTGGACATCATGGCCGACGGCTTGGATATCGCCTTTTTCATCGGCACGCCTAGCGATTCGAACCTGAAGCTACGCAAGATCCGCGATTGTGAACGGGTCTTGTGTGCATCCCCGACATATCTGGCCCGAAACGGAACGCCAAAGACGCCAGATGATCTGCTTAAAGAGCAGTTCAATTGCCTGCTGCTCAGATACCCACGCTCGCCCGAATATTTTTGGGTTCTGCAAACCCCCGCAGGCGCACGTAAGTTAGAGGTCGCCGGAAAATACGATGTCGATGACGGGGACGTGCTGACCGCTTGGGCACTGGACGGGCGCGGCATCGTGAACAAACCCCGCTTCGACGTGGCGGAACATCTGCGCGACGGCAGTCTGGTTGAAGTGCTTTCCGAAACGCCACCAACCCCGACGATCTTCGGCTGTCTCTATCCTCATAAAAAGCTGCAAGACCCAAAAATTCGCCTGTTCGTCGAATATGTGATTGAACACAGCAAGCCGTTGTTGGGCGAACAAAACTAG
- a CDS encoding Lrp/AsnC family transcriptional regulator, with protein MSSLDAFDIAILRILQRDNTTPQRQIGEAVNLSAPSVQRRIRRMENGGVITSNVAVIDPDKVGLPLTIFVQVELVSETPSEIDVMKHRFRDAPEVQQCFYVTGDADFMLVVVVESMAAYEEFTRRVFFQDSNVRKFRTFVSMDAVKTGSGLNV; from the coding sequence ATGTCCTCACTAGATGCTTTCGACATTGCCATTCTGCGCATCCTGCAGCGCGACAACACAACGCCTCAGCGGCAGATTGGCGAGGCGGTGAACTTGTCCGCGCCTTCCGTTCAACGCCGCATCCGCCGGATGGAGAATGGTGGCGTCATCACGTCGAACGTGGCCGTCATCGACCCGGACAAGGTGGGGCTGCCCCTGACCATATTCGTGCAGGTCGAACTGGTCAGTGAAACTCCATCAGAAATTGATGTAATGAAGCACCGGTTTCGTGATGCCCCCGAAGTGCAACAATGTTTCTATGTCACCGGCGATGCGGACTTCATGCTCGTCGTCGTGGTTGAAAGCATGGCGGCGTACGAAGAATTTACCCGCCGCGTCTTTTTCCAAGACAGCAATGTCCGCAAATTTCGCACCTTCGTGTCTATGGATGCGGTGAAGACAGGATCGGGGCTGAACGTCTAG
- a CDS encoding diaminopropionate ammonia-lyase has protein sequence MYLHNTLPTHNTPLDPRDAETLGVAGADDVARILTLRENSAPTPLAALPGLAMKLNLGALHLKDEGYRLGLGSFKALGGAYALMRLVQDEAEQQLGRTFPVDALLSDEVRAIARGMTFACATDGNHGRSVAQGAQLMGAKAVIFVHAGVSQSRIDAIAGFGAEIMRVAGNYDDSVAEASAVARERGWTVLSDTSWPGYEDVPGLVMQGYTAIVREALADLPQPPTHVFLQAGVGGFAAAIAGHLAVLLGKNRPYITVVEPTRAACVLASAKQNQPVKVDETEPTVMAMLECYEPSLVAFRVLERVADGFMTVDEDDALSIMRRLADPVAGDPAIVAGESGGVGLAGAIAVLNDPELAASIGLGPEARLLVINTEGATDPALYAEIIGRTPEAVLSGLR, from the coding sequence ATGTATTTGCACAATACCCTTCCGACCCATAACACCCCTCTCGATCCCCGCGATGCCGAAACTCTGGGGGTTGCAGGTGCTGATGACGTTGCTCGTATCCTGACACTCAGAGAGAACAGCGCGCCCACGCCGCTGGCGGCTCTTCCGGGACTTGCGATGAAGTTAAACCTTGGCGCCTTGCACCTGAAGGACGAAGGGTATCGGCTGGGTCTAGGCAGCTTTAAGGCGCTGGGTGGGGCTTACGCCCTGATGCGTTTGGTGCAGGACGAGGCAGAGCAGCAACTGGGCCGCACCTTCCCCGTCGACGCACTGCTATCCGACGAGGTGCGCGCGATCGCCCGCGGCATGACGTTTGCCTGTGCCACCGATGGCAATCACGGGCGGTCCGTCGCACAAGGCGCGCAGTTGATGGGGGCGAAGGCCGTGATCTTCGTTCACGCCGGTGTCAGCCAGTCCCGCATTGACGCCATCGCGGGTTTCGGTGCCGAAATCATGCGCGTGGCGGGCAATTATGACGACTCAGTCGCCGAGGCTTCGGCCGTCGCGCGGGAAAGGGGTTGGACCGTTTTGTCGGACACCTCCTGGCCGGGCTATGAGGACGTCCCCGGTCTTGTGATGCAAGGATATACAGCCATTGTCCGCGAGGCTTTGGCAGACCTACCGCAGCCTCCGACCCATGTGTTCCTTCAGGCAGGCGTCGGCGGTTTCGCGGCTGCCATTGCTGGGCATCTGGCCGTGCTATTGGGCAAGAATCGCCCATATATCACCGTGGTCGAACCAACCCGCGCGGCTTGTGTGTTGGCCAGCGCCAAACAAAATCAACCTGTGAAGGTCGATGAAACCGAGCCAACCGTCATGGCTATGCTGGAATGCTACGAGCCGTCTTTGGTCGCCTTCCGGGTTCTGGAACGTGTCGCGGACGGGTTCATGACAGTCGATGAAGATGATGCGCTGTCGATTATGCGCCGCCTCGCCGACCCCGTCGCTGGTGATCCCGCAATCGTCGCAGGCGAAAGCGGCGGGGTGGGGCTGGCCGGGGCCATTGCCGTTCTGAACGACCCGGAACTTGCCGCCAGTATCGGCCTTGGCCCCGAGGCACGGCTTCTGGTAATCAACACCGAAGGTGCAACTGACCCTGCGCTTTACGCCGAAATCATAGGCCGTACACCCGAAGCCGTACTAAGTGGGCTCAGATGA
- a CDS encoding SDR family NAD(P)-dependent oxidoreductase, with translation MTESNKRALVIGSSGGVGQALSMALKRRGYDVTGLSRTDDGLDITNEDSVSYALGRLDGPFDMIVAATGILADQTGPEKSLSAVTGDELSALFAVNAIGPALILKHVKHLLPRDRRAVFAALSARVGSIGDNRLGGWYSYRASKAALNQLIKTAAIELGRTHKHLICIALHPGTVATPFTQDYPQHKSVPAQDAAKNLLTVMDGLTPEDTGGFYDWAGKPVPW, from the coding sequence ATGACAGAATCAAACAAACGCGCGCTTGTCATTGGATCGTCTGGCGGGGTGGGGCAGGCGCTGAGCATGGCCTTAAAGAGGCGGGGATATGACGTTACCGGCTTGTCACGCACGGATGACGGGTTGGACATCACAAACGAAGATAGTGTGTCATATGCGCTGGGGCGGCTTGATGGTCCCTTTGACATGATTGTTGCCGCCACAGGCATTCTTGCCGACCAGACCGGCCCCGAGAAATCGCTAAGCGCTGTGACGGGTGACGAGCTTTCCGCACTGTTCGCAGTCAATGCGATTGGTCCCGCGCTAATCCTGAAGCACGTAAAACACTTGTTGCCCCGTGACAGACGCGCGGTCTTTGCCGCCCTGTCCGCCCGTGTGGGGTCTATTGGCGATAACAGGCTGGGCGGTTGGTACTCCTATCGCGCCTCGAAAGCGGCGCTGAACCAGTTGATCAAGACCGCCGCGATTGAACTTGGCCGGACGCACAAACACCTGATCTGCATCGCACTGCATCCGGGTACGGTCGCAACCCCCTTTACCCAAGACTATCCCCAACACAAATCCGTCCCAGCCCAAGACGCTGCCAAAAACCTGTTGACGGTCATGGACGGGCTGACACCGGAAGACACCGGAGGCTTTTACGATTGGGCAGGGAAACCTGTGCCGTGGTGA
- a CDS encoding urate hydroxylase PuuD, which yields MQDLAIMWDWLAFAVRWLHVITAMAWIGSSFYFVALDLGLRKAPDLPKGAHGEEWQVHGGGFYHIRKFLVAPENMPEHLIWFKWESYTTWLSGAALLMIVYWVGGELYLIDAQKADLALWQGIVISAVSLSIGWLVYDRLCKSPLAENPTVLMVLLFVLLVAMGYGYNQIFTGRATMLHLGAFTATIMTANVFFIIMPNQRIVVKDLQEGRTPDAKYGKIAKLRSTHNNYLTLPVIFLMLSNHYPLAFASEYNWIIAALVFLMGVSIRHYFNSNHAGTSDPKWTWLVTAVLFILIMWLSTAPLENDTLEEAEARPLSKTEQIFANAEGFEEVQDIVLGRCSMCHAREVYYDGIRRAPKGLHLETTGDITRAARQIYLQAGVSVAMPPANVSFMEEEERKKVVKWYRNAAKDLPFYIASN from the coding sequence ATGCAAGATCTTGCAATCATGTGGGACTGGCTGGCCTTTGCGGTCCGTTGGTTGCACGTCATCACGGCTATGGCCTGGATTGGCTCGTCCTTTTACTTTGTCGCACTGGACCTTGGTCTGCGCAAAGCACCGGATTTGCCCAAAGGGGCCCATGGTGAGGAATGGCAGGTGCATGGGGGCGGGTTTTATCATATCCGCAAGTTCCTTGTGGCGCCTGAAAACATGCCCGAGCACCTGATCTGGTTCAAATGGGAAAGCTATACGACATGGCTGTCGGGCGCAGCGCTTCTGATGATCGTTTACTGGGTGGGTGGTGAACTTTACCTGATCGACGCGCAGAAAGCCGATCTGGCCTTGTGGCAAGGGATCGTGATTTCGGCCGTGTCGTTGTCGATTGGCTGGCTGGTCTATGACCGGTTGTGCAAATCGCCTTTGGCTGAAAATCCGACTGTTCTGATGGTTCTGCTGTTCGTGCTGCTTGTGGCGATGGGATATGGCTATAACCAGATTTTCACGGGCCGGGCGACGATGCTGCACCTTGGCGCCTTCACCGCGACGATCATGACGGCGAATGTGTTTTTCATCATCATGCCGAACCAGCGTATCGTGGTGAAAGACCTGCAGGAAGGCCGCACGCCGGACGCCAAATACGGCAAGATCGCCAAGCTGCGCTCGACACATAACAACTATCTGACGCTGCCAGTGATCTTCCTGATGCTGTCCAATCACTATCCGCTGGCGTTTGCTTCGGAATACAACTGGATCATCGCAGCCCTTGTGTTCCTGATGGGTGTGTCGATCCGGCATTACTTCAACTCGAACCACGCGGGCACAAGTGACCCCAAGTGGACATGGTTGGTGACCGCGGTTCTATTCATCCTGATCATGTGGCTGTCGACCGCACCGTTGGAGAATGACACGCTGGAAGAGGCCGAAGCCCGCCCGCTGAGCAAAACCGAGCAGATCTTCGCAAATGCCGAAGGGTTTGAAGAGGTCCAGGACATTGTCCTGGGCCGCTGCTCCATGTGTCATGCACGCGAGGTTTACTATGACGGTATCCGCCGCGCACCCAAGGGCCTCCATCTGGAAACCACCGGCGACATCACCCGCGCTGCGCGCCAGATTTATCTGCAAGCTGGTGTCTCGGTCGCCATGCCGCCTGCGAATGTTTCGTTCATGGAAGAAGAAGAGCGTAAGAAGGTGGTCAAATGGTATCGCAATGCCGCCAAGGATCTGCCGTTCTACATCGCGTCAAACTGA
- a CDS encoding LysR family transcriptional regulator → MAYLDNIRTFVRVYELGSMSAAARDLRISAAVASSRISQLEGHLGIRLFQRTTRLLNPTEQGNTFYKGASKILEAVEAAEADISDITQSPRGTLHVAAPIGISQRFIAPAVPKFKEAYPLINIRLRSSDRKLDLAAEGLDAAFFLGVPEDSNLRIRKITDCPRVLCASPEYIKNHGMPTSSDELRTDMHDCLNLRYPGAPEFQWPLQTPDGVKRVTVSGPFEADHGEILTNWALDGHGIVLKTVFEISDHLAKGRLVPVLENEPPLPIQLACLYMHRRRQDPKARLFIDFMVDHILASMPK, encoded by the coding sequence ATGGCCTATCTGGACAATATCAGAACCTTCGTGCGGGTCTATGAATTGGGCAGCATGTCGGCTGCCGCCCGCGATCTTAGGATCTCAGCGGCCGTGGCGTCGTCGCGCATATCGCAGCTTGAGGGGCATTTGGGCATACGGCTGTTTCAGCGCACGACGCGGCTTCTAAACCCGACCGAGCAAGGCAATACCTTTTACAAAGGGGCCAGCAAAATTCTTGAGGCAGTCGAGGCCGCCGAGGCTGATATCAGCGATATTACGCAATCACCGCGCGGCACGTTGCATGTGGCCGCACCCATTGGCATATCCCAACGGTTCATTGCGCCCGCAGTGCCGAAGTTCAAGGAAGCTTATCCCCTGATCAACATCCGCCTGCGGTCGTCTGACCGGAAACTTGATCTTGCCGCCGAAGGCTTGGATGCTGCCTTCTTTCTGGGTGTGCCCGAAGACAGCAATCTGCGCATTCGCAAGATCACCGATTGTCCGCGGGTGCTGTGTGCCTCGCCCGAATACATCAAAAACCATGGGATGCCGACTTCCAGCGACGAGCTGCGCACCGATATGCATGATTGCCTGAATCTGCGCTATCCGGGTGCGCCGGAATTTCAATGGCCGCTGCAAACCCCTGACGGCGTCAAGCGCGTGACCGTATCAGGCCCGTTCGAAGCCGACCACGGCGAGATCCTGACCAATTGGGCGCTGGACGGACACGGCATCGTTCTGAAAACAGTGTTCGAGATTTCGGACCATCTGGCCAAGGGGCGTCTGGTACCGGTGCTCGAGAATGAGCCCCCCCTGCCCATTCAGCTGGCTTGCCTGTATATGCACCGCCGCAGGCAAGACCCCAAGGCCCGCCTGTTCATCGATTTCATGGTCGATCACATTCTGGCGTCGATGCCTAAATAG
- the uraH gene encoding hydroxyisourate hydrolase, with translation MTGYLTTHVLDTARGCPAEGLEIDLYRIEGDKRTHLRSLKTNDDGRTDEQILPKDDFEIGTYELVFHAGAYLDATGTPPEDPRFLDVVPLRFGMSQEAHYHVPLLLSPFGYSTYRGS, from the coding sequence ATGACCGGATATCTGACCACACACGTTCTGGACACGGCACGGGGTTGCCCGGCCGAGGGACTTGAGATCGACCTGTATCGGATCGAGGGCGACAAACGCACCCATCTGCGCAGCCTGAAGACCAATGATGACGGGCGCACGGACGAGCAGATCCTGCCCAAGGATGATTTTGAAATCGGAACCTACGAGCTTGTGTTTCATGCGGGCGCCTATCTGGACGCGACCGGCACCCCGCCGGAAGATCCGCGCTTCCTCGATGTGGTTCCGCTTCGCTTTGGGATGTCGCAAGAGGCGCACTACCACGTGCCGCTTTTGTTGTCGCCCTTTGGCTATTCGACCTATCGCGGCAGCTAA
- the puuE gene encoding allantoinase PuuE, giving the protein MNRYTRDMRGYGPNPPHPQWPGDAKVAVQFVLNYEEGAENCVLHGDDASEAFLSDIPGAAPWPGKRHWNMESMYEYGARAGFWRLHRLFTGADIPLTIYGVARALSRSPEQVQAMKDAGWEIASHGLKWIEHKDMPEDAERAAIAEAVRLHTEVVGERPRGWYTGRCSENTVRLTAEEGGFAYVSDTYDDDLPYWLEVGDRDQLIIPYTLEANDMRFATAPGWVTGQDFGDYLTDAFDTLYAEGEAGRPAMMTIGLHCRLVGRPGKIAGLKRFIDHIQAHDGVWTPRRIDIADHWTKTHPPKRFERPSQMDKERFVSLYGSIFEHSPWIAERAFDLELGPAHDSAAGVHNALSRVFRSATEDERLGVLTAHPDLAGKLAAAGELTAESTSEQARAGLDYLTDEERETFTKLNTTYVDKHGFPFIIAVRDHDKASILANFRKRIDNDRDTEFAEACRQVERIAQFRLKDLLP; this is encoded by the coding sequence TTGAACCGTTACACTCGTGATATGCGCGGCTACGGCCCGAACCCGCCCCATCCACAGTGGCCTGGCGATGCCAAGGTCGCAGTGCAGTTTGTGTTGAACTATGAAGAAGGCGCGGAAAACTGTGTCCTGCACGGCGATGACGCCTCCGAGGCCTTCCTGTCCGACATTCCCGGCGCCGCACCCTGGCCCGGCAAGCGTCATTGGAACATGGAAAGCATGTATGAATACGGCGCGCGCGCCGGGTTCTGGCGTCTGCACCGTTTGTTCACCGGTGCAGATATTCCGCTGACCATCTACGGCGTCGCCCGCGCCCTTTCGCGCAGCCCCGAACAGGTTCAGGCGATGAAAGACGCGGGCTGGGAAATCGCCAGCCATGGCCTGAAATGGATCGAACACAAGGACATGCCCGAAGACGCCGAGCGCGCCGCGATTGCCGAAGCCGTCCGCCTGCACACCGAGGTCGTGGGCGAACGTCCACGCGGTTGGTATACCGGGCGCTGTTCGGAAAACACCGTGCGTCTGACCGCCGAAGAAGGCGGGTTTGCCTATGTGTCCGACACCTATGACGACGACCTGCCCTATTGGCTGGAAGTGGGCGACCGCGATCAACTGATCATCCCCTACACCCTGGAAGCCAACGACATGCGCTTCGCCACTGCGCCGGGTTGGGTGACGGGGCAAGATTTCGGCGATTATCTGACCGACGCGTTCGACACACTGTATGCCGAAGGCGAAGCCGGGCGTCCGGCGATGATGACCATCGGTCTGCACTGCCGCCTTGTGGGGCGCCCCGGCAAGATCGCCGGTCTGAAACGTTTCATTGACCACATTCAGGCCCATGACGGCGTCTGGACCCCGCGTCGCATCGACATCGCCGACCACTGGACGAAGACCCATCCGCCCAAGCGGTTTGAGCGCCCCAGCCAGATGGACAAAGAGCGTTTCGTTTCACTCTATGGCTCGATCTTCGAGCACTCCCCGTGGATCGCCGAACGCGCCTTCGATCTGGAGCTTGGCCCGGCCCATGACAGTGCGGCAGGTGTCCACAATGCGCTGTCTCGTGTCTTCCGATCAGCAACTGAAGACGAACGCCTTGGCGTTCTGACCGCCCACCCCGACTTGGCAGGCAAGCTGGCGGCGGCGGGTGAGTTGACCGCCGAAAGCACCTCGGAACAGGCACGCGCGGGGTTGGACTATCTGACCGACGAGGAACGCGAGACCTTCACCAAGCTCAACACCACCTATGTGGACAAGCACGGCTTTCCCTTCATCATCGCAGTGCGTGACCACGACAAGGCGTCCATCCTCGCCAATTTCCGCAAGCGGATCGACAATGACCGCGACACCGAATTTGCCGAAGCCTGCCGTCAGGTCGAACGCATCGCGCAGTTTCGTCTGAAGGATCTGCTGCCGTGA
- a CDS encoding ureidoglycolate lyase: MSRPLIPQPLTAAAFAPFGEVIEVSGDPDKIINQGMCGRHHDLAKLDFADGRAGISLFDAKARSFPHIVDMVERHPDGSQAFIPVSGVPMLVIVAEDQDGVPVNLMAFVSQPGQSINLHRGVWHGVLAPIEKPGQFIVIDRIGDGSNLQEHWFDDPYIVQSV; encoded by the coding sequence GTGAGCCGCCCGCTGATCCCGCAGCCCCTGACGGCTGCCGCTTTCGCCCCGTTTGGCGAGGTGATCGAGGTCTCGGGCGATCCCGACAAGATCATCAACCAAGGCATGTGCGGGCGTCACCATGACCTTGCCAAGCTCGATTTTGCGGATGGTCGGGCCGGGATCAGCCTGTTTGACGCCAAAGCGCGGAGTTTTCCGCATATCGTGGATATGGTCGAACGTCACCCGGACGGCAGTCAGGCGTTCATCCCGGTGTCAGGTGTTCCCATGCTGGTCATCGTGGCCGAAGATCAGGACGGCGTACCGGTGAACCTGATGGCCTTCGTGTCGCAACCCGGCCAATCCATCAACCTTCATCGCGGAGTCTGGCACGGCGTGCTCGCCCCCATCGAAAAACCGGGACAGTTCATCGTCATCGACCGCATCGGCGATGGGTCAAACCTGCAAGAACACTGGTTCGACGACCCCTATATCGTTCAATCAGTTTAA
- a CDS encoding nucleobase:cation symporter-2 family protein produces MADNSIGTAEQLRDPNFTPPLHKAIPLGIQHVLAMFVSNVTPAIIVAGAAGFGFGSNSPDFPELLYLIQMSMLFAGVATLLQTITLGPVGAALPIVQGTSFAFLPIMIPLVAGKGVDALAALFTGVIIGGIFHAFIGTFVGKLRFALPPLVTGLVVTMIGLALVKVGIQYAAGGVPAIGTPEYGSLLNWSAALIVILVTLGLKFFTKGMLSISAVLIGLIVGYVYSIMVGMLSFEAIAGSWNNSAAFALPQPFKYGFELSAAAIIGFCLMAFISAIETVGDVSGITKGGAGREATEEEIQGATYADGIGTAIAGMFGAFPNTSFSQNVGLIAMTGVMSRHVVTCGAIFLIICGLIPKVGGVIRTVPIEVLGGGVIVMFGMVVAAGISMLSDVDWNRRNMVIFAIALSIGLGLQLEPGALQHMPDTARILLTSGLLPAALIAIVLNLILPEELADESTEEVSGGMAGHGRGSLPHDDHV; encoded by the coding sequence ATGGCTGACAATTCCATCGGGACAGCGGAGCAACTTCGCGACCCGAATTTTACACCCCCATTGCACAAGGCGATCCCGCTGGGCATCCAGCACGTCCTGGCGATGTTCGTCTCGAACGTCACGCCCGCGATCATCGTCGCCGGCGCGGCAGGATTCGGCTTCGGGTCAAACTCACCCGACTTTCCCGAGCTTTTGTATCTGATCCAGATGTCGATGCTCTTTGCCGGTGTCGCAACCTTGCTGCAAACCATTACACTTGGCCCGGTTGGCGCAGCGTTGCCCATCGTGCAGGGCACGTCCTTTGCGTTCCTGCCCATCATGATCCCGCTTGTGGCGGGCAAAGGCGTTGACGCGCTGGCCGCCCTGTTCACGGGTGTCATCATCGGCGGTATCTTCCATGCCTTCATCGGGACATTCGTCGGCAAACTGCGCTTTGCGCTGCCCCCGCTTGTCACCGGGCTTGTCGTGACCATGATCGGTCTGGCGCTTGTGAAAGTGGGCATTCAGTATGCCGCAGGCGGCGTTCCCGCGATTGGCACGCCTGAATATGGCTCACTTCTGAACTGGTCGGCGGCGTTGATCGTCATCCTGGTGACACTTGGGCTGAAGTTTTTCACCAAGGGGATGCTGTCGATCTCGGCGGTGCTGATTGGTCTGATCGTCGGCTATGTCTATTCGATCATGGTCGGCATGTTGTCGTTTGAAGCCATCGCTGGTTCGTGGAACAATTCGGCCGCCTTCGCCCTGCCGCAACCGTTCAAATACGGCTTCGAACTGTCGGCTGCCGCGATCATCGGCTTCTGCCTGATGGCCTTCATCTCGGCGATTGAGACGGTCGGCGACGTGTCGGGGATCACCAAAGGTGGTGCAGGCCGCGAGGCCACCGAAGAAGAGATCCAGGGCGCGACCTATGCCGATGGTATCGGCACTGCGATTGCCGGGATGTTCGGTGCGTTCCCCAACACCTCGTTCAGCCAGAACGTGGGCCTGATCGCCATGACCGGCGTGATGAGCCGCCACGTCGTCACCTGTGGTGCGATCTTCCTGATCATCTGCGGCCTGATCCCCAAGGTCGGCGGCGTCATCCGCACCGTCCCGATCGAGGTTCTGGGCGGCGGCGTGATCGTGATGTTCGGAATGGTCGTGGCCGCCGGTATCTCGATGCTGTCGGACGTGGACTGGAACCGTCGCAACATGGTGATCTTCGCGATTGCCCTGTCCATCGGTCTGGGCCTGCAACTGGAACCGGGTGCGCTTCAGCACATGCCGGACACGGCGCGCATCCTGCTGACTTCGGGTCTGCTGCCAGCCGCGTTGATCGCCATCGTCCTGAACCTGATCCTGCCCGAAGAACTGGCTGACGAATCGACCGAAGAAGTCTCGGGCGGTATGGCTGGTCACGGTCGCGGGTCACTTCCCCACGACGATCACGTCTAA